CGCGACTACCGCGACTACCGCGAAAGGCTCGACGTCTACCTCGCCGCGCTGCGTGACATCGGCGGGCTGCACGCGGCTGGCGTGGTCAACTTCTACGGGCAACTGCTGCAGTTGCTCAAGAACCGGCTCCTGTTCACCGACCTGCTAAGCCGGCACCCCGAGATCGACGACATCGAACTGCGCCCGCCGGTCGTGATCGCCGGCCTGCCCCGCACCGGCACCACCCACCTGCACAATCTGCTGGCGGCGCCGCCCACCTTCCGCACCATGCCGTACTGGGAAAGCGTCGAGCCGTTCCCGTTGCCGCGGGAGACGGGGGTTCAGCCGGATCCGCGGCGGACGCGCATGGACGTCGCGGTCGGGGTCATCAACACCGTGATGCCCCATTTCGCGCTGATGCACGAGATGACCACCGATCATGTCCACGAAGAAATCCAGCTGCTCGCCAACGACTTTTCGACGATGTTCTTCGAGACCCTTGGCGACGTGCCCCGCTGGCGCGACTACTACCAGGCCCACGACCAGACGCCCCACTACGAATACCTGGCCGGGCAACTCAAAGCGATGCAGTTCCTGCGCGGCGGGCGGCGCTGGCTGCTCAAGTCACCCCAGCACCTCGAGCAGGTGCCGGTGCTGGATCGGGTTTTCCCCGGCAGCATCGTCGTGTTCACGCACCGTGATCCGGTGCCGGTGGCGCTGTCGATGATCGCGATGATCACCTATTCCGCGCGCATGCACCGCTCGCCGGTGCCGGTGGAGGAGATCGCGCAGTACTGGGTCGACCGTCTGCACCAGATGTTCTCCGCACTCGTCCGCGATCGTGACACCATCGGCCCGGACCGTTCGATCGACATCCGTTTCGACGACTTCATGGTCGACGAACTCGGCGTCGCCGAGCGGGTCTACGCCCTGGCCGGCGAACCGTTCACCGAAGACGCACGAACGCCGATCGCCGACTACCTGGCGGGCCACCAGCGTGGCCGGTTGGGAAACGTCGAAACATCGCCCGAGATGTTCGGGTTGACCGAGGACGGTCTGCGCGCCCGATTCGCGCCGTATGTCGAGCGGTTCCTGTCATAGTTCACGCGCGAGCGCTACGTTCTCAAAGATGGTCACCATGCCCGCCCTGGACGGCGTCGAACACAGATTCGTGGAGCTCGGCGAAGGGGTCACGATCCATGTCGCGGACGCGGGTCCGGCCGACGGACCCGTCGTGATGCTGGTGCATGGCTTTCCGCAGAACTGGTGGGAATGGCACGAATTGGTCGGTCCGCTGGCCGCCGACGGCTACCGGGTGCTGTGCCCGGACCTGCGCGGCGCGGGCTGGAGCTCGGCCCCGCGGTCGAGCTATTACAAGAACGACATGGCCGACGACCTGGCGGCCGTGTTGGATCGATTGGGCGTTGCGACGGTCAAACTCGTCGCCCATGACTGGGGTGGACCGGTCGCGTTCATCATGATGCTGCGCCATCCGGACAAGGTGGCCGGCTTTTTCGGGTTGAATACCGTTGCCCCCTGGGTGCGCCGAGACCTCACGCTGCTCCGCAACATCTGGCGGTTTTGGTATCAGATCCCGATCTCGCTGCCGGTGATCGGCCCGCGGCTGATCGGGGATCCCAAGGCACGGTTCTACCGGGTGCTGGCGTCGTGGGTCGGCGGTGGATTCTTGGTGCCCGAGGACGACGTTCGCTTGTACATCGAGTGCATGCGCCAGCCCGGGCACGCGGTGGCCGGTTCGCGGTGGTATCGCACCTTCCAGGGCAGGGAGTTGCTGCGCTGGCTGCGCGGCGAGTACGACCTCAAGGATGGGGCCCGCGTCGACGTGCCGGTCCGCTGGCTAAGTGGCACCGAAGATCCCGTGCTCACCCCGGAACTGCTGGACGGATACGCCGACCGCATAAGCGATTTCAAGGTCGAGCTGGTCGACGGCGTCGGCCACTGGATCGTCGAGCAGCGACCCGAGCTGGTGCTCGGCCGGCTCCTGGCCTTCCTTGGGGATTCGTAGCCGCCGAAACCCGCGGCTGCGCTCAGTGCCGGGGACCGAGCAGCGCCACGGACGCATCCACGGCGGGTTCGACGATCTCGCGGATCGGCCGCCTGTCTTCGACCGCAAGCGCGGTCAGTTCGCGCAGGCCACCCAGCAAGATCACGGCCAGCGGCGATGTCAGCGGCGGCAGGCCGGCCCGCCGGAACCCGGGGCTGGCACTGAGGTCGATCAGCAAGTCGGACAACAGTTGCAGCCCGCGCCGCTGGACGGGCCGAGCGACGGCACCCAGCGACGGGAGTTCACGAATCCAGCTCAAGGTGATGGCCGGGCGGGACTCGATGCGTTCGACGTAGGCCTCGACGGCCTGGCGGATCTGCTGGTGCCAGTCCGCCTCGGGGTCGACCGCCGCGGCGATGCTCGCACCGAGCGTCTCGACGTCGGCCCGCAGCAGCTCCAGGAAGCACTCTTCCTTGCCGGCGAACCGGTCGTAGAACGTGCGCTTGGAGGTGCGGGCGTGGCGGACGATGTCGGAGACCGTGCTGGCACGATAGCCGCGCTCACCGATCGAGGTGGCCAGGCCGTCGAGCAGCCGCATCCGGAACGGGTCTCCCGCGGCCGGTGGGCCGCCGAGCGTCGCGTCGCCGGCCGCCGCTGTCATCACCGATGTCACCGACGGCGCCCCTTTCGCTGGAAACGGCAACCCTTGTCAGGCTTGGTACCACAGAGTACCGTACCGGGAAAGGCCTGTGGTACACCGTCGTACCATCCCGATCACGGGGCGGATGTTGGGAGCAATCACCGTCATGAGCGAAGTAGCCACCGCCCCACCGGCGCCCCCCGCGGTCAAGTTGCCCCCGGCGGCCCCGATACCGAAGCTGTTGTGCGGCATCATCTTTGCGATTTCACGGCGGGGGATAATCAAACGCCTGGCGCGCCGCTACGGCAACGTCTTCACGCTGGACATCCCGATCTACGGTCGGGTGGTGATCGTCGGCGACCCGCAGCTGGCCAAGCAGGTCTTCACCGCCAGCCCCGAGGAGCTCGGCAACATCCAGCCCAATCTGAGCCGCCTGTTCGGCTCGGGTTCGGTCTTTGCGCTCGACCGCGATGCACACCGCCGCCGCCGACGGCTCCTGGCGCCGCCGTTCCACGGCAAGAGCATGAAGAACTACGAGGCCATCATCGAAGAGGAGACGCTGCGCGAGATCGCCGGCTGGCCGGAAGGCCGGCCTTTCGCAACGCTGCCGTCGATGATGCGCATCACGCTCAATGCCATCCTGCGCGCGGTTTTCGGGGCTGACGGCGCCGAGCTCGACGAGCTGCGCCGGCTCATCCCGCCGTGGGTCACCCTGGGCTCGCGCTTGGCCGCGCTGCCG
The nucleotide sequence above comes from Mycobacterium malmoense. Encoded proteins:
- a CDS encoding sulfotransferase family protein, which encodes MMAAMAPQCPLDADALHAHASADTGLHNFGPRGVRDYRDYRERLDVYLAALRDIGGLHAAGVVNFYGQLLQLLKNRLLFTDLLSRHPEIDDIELRPPVVIAGLPRTGTTHLHNLLAAPPTFRTMPYWESVEPFPLPRETGVQPDPRRTRMDVAVGVINTVMPHFALMHEMTTDHVHEEIQLLANDFSTMFFETLGDVPRWRDYYQAHDQTPHYEYLAGQLKAMQFLRGGRRWLLKSPQHLEQVPVLDRVFPGSIVVFTHRDPVPVALSMIAMITYSARMHRSPVPVEEIAQYWVDRLHQMFSALVRDRDTIGPDRSIDIRFDDFMVDELGVAERVYALAGEPFTEDARTPIADYLAGHQRGRLGNVETSPEMFGLTEDGLRARFAPYVERFLS
- a CDS encoding alpha/beta fold hydrolase; its protein translation is MVTMPALDGVEHRFVELGEGVTIHVADAGPADGPVVMLVHGFPQNWWEWHELVGPLAADGYRVLCPDLRGAGWSSAPRSSYYKNDMADDLAAVLDRLGVATVKLVAHDWGGPVAFIMMLRHPDKVAGFFGLNTVAPWVRRDLTLLRNIWRFWYQIPISLPVIGPRLIGDPKARFYRVLASWVGGGFLVPEDDVRLYIECMRQPGHAVAGSRWYRTFQGRELLRWLRGEYDLKDGARVDVPVRWLSGTEDPVLTPELLDGYADRISDFKVELVDGVGHWIVEQRPELVLGRLLAFLGDS
- a CDS encoding TetR/AcrR family transcriptional regulator, coding for MTAAAGDATLGGPPAAGDPFRMRLLDGLATSIGERGYRASTVSDIVRHARTSKRTFYDRFAGKEECFLELLRADVETLGASIAAAVDPEADWHQQIRQAVEAYVERIESRPAITLSWIRELPSLGAVARPVQRRGLQLLSDLLIDLSASPGFRRAGLPPLTSPLAVILLGGLRELTALAVEDRRPIREIVEPAVDASVALLGPRH